In Syntrophales bacterium, a single window of DNA contains:
- a CDS encoding cupin domain-containing protein, which yields MPFFEISELAIKPMLPGFTARMIHAGAMTISYWDVKAGSSLPDHSHPHEQITTILEGTFTMTVGGETKVLEAGHVAVIPPHVPHSAKSQTDCRVIDVFSPVREDYK from the coding sequence ATGCCTTTTTTCGAGATTTCGGAGCTGGCGATCAAACCGATGCTGCCCGGCTTCACGGCCCGGATGATCCATGCCGGTGCCATGACGATTTCCTACTGGGACGTCAAGGCCGGCTCGTCCCTGCCGGACCATTCCCATCCGCATGAGCAGATCACGACGATCCTGGAGGGCACCTTCACGATGACCGTCGGCGGCGAGACGAAGGTCCTCGAGGCGGGCCATGTTGCCGTGATCCCGCCGCACGTGCCGCATTCCGCCAAATCGCAGACGGACTGCCGGGTCATCGACGTCTTTTCCCCTGTCCGGGAAGACTACAAATAG